In the Bacteroidota bacterium genome, GATTCTGTTATTGAAAAAGAAATGGTTAAATATACAGAAGAAAGTTACTCTGGAAATGATATTACAGATAAATGGAAATTTAAATAGAAGAATAAAATGGCAACATTATCATTTGAATTAGTAAAACTAAAATTTACATCCCCCTTACATCTTAGCAGAGGGCAAACGGATTTTTATGATAAATCGGAAACAATAATTCATTCCGATACTATAAAATCTGCATTATTTAGCTGTGCTAAAGTATTGTTTCAAGAAAGTATTACTAAGGATTTCCTTGAATCCTTTTTAATTAGTTCTGCTTTTCCTTTTAATGAGGATGATTACTTTTTCCCAAAACCAATCTCAGATATCCCCCTTAGAATAAATGATATTAAAGGAAAAGCAAAAGAAAACAAAAAGCTTAAAAAACTTGACTTTCTAAATAAATATTTTTTCGAGAAGACAATTAATGCTGATGAGTTTTTTGATGTTTCAAAAAATAATTTTTCCAAGAATGGAAAGTTTCTTGTGAAAGAAAATCAGCAAGTAAATATTTTTGAATCAGAAGTACAGCAAAGATTGGTTATGCCAAAAGGTGAAGAAGATAATCCCACACCTTATTATGTTGACAGATTATTTTTTAG is a window encoding:
- the csm4 gene encoding type III-A CRISPR-associated RAMP protein Csm4; its protein translation is MATLSFELVKLKFTSPLHLSRGQTDFYDKSETIIHSDTIKSALFSCAKVLFQESITKDFLESFLISSAFPFNEDDYFFPKPISDIPLRINDIKGKAKENKKLKKLDFLNKYFFEKTINADEFFDVSKNNFSKNGKFLVKENQQVNIFESEVQQRLVMPKGEEDNPTPYYVDRLFFRNNTGLYFLLKANDNKIRNVIIDSLELLSQQGIGTDRNVGNGQFDFELVKDFKINVPDKSNSQMTLSLFLPQNHEISDDTLKNSRYQLLKRGGYISSPENMDILTFRKKSVYMFKEASVFPLKKLQGKILDLKPDNVQGLNHEIWRDGKAIFIPLKIISNDKS